From Domibacillus sp. DTU_2020_1001157_1_SI_ALB_TIR_016, a single genomic window includes:
- the nikA gene encoding nickel ABC transporter substrate-binding protein, which produces MRRKSVLWKGLLKIGIAAACLGLLGACGQSSSSTTASTSEDKHIHFLYNFSTNSLDPHVDSSYVPLRAGITETLVRLDEEKLTIAPWLAKSWEGTDGQNWTIHLREDATFQNGKKMDAKAVKASLERALTESTAVQNALKIDKMEADGYTLRISNTEPFPEFISELVNPNVSIIDVSEKDIVNKPVGTGPFALTSFVPGSRLELKRYDGYWDGAAKLNSVTFSFNEDANARSMALQSGQVDIVYRPEVESLKALKAQPGMKVESTETFRVHQMTMNMQRESLKDVNVRRAVDALIDRQEIVDTILLGYGEAAEGPFLPSLPFAPTYEKRPPSGPDAAVQYLQKAGYILKDGKMQKGGKPLQFELLTYSARADLPLIAQVFQSDAKQIGIDVKIKQIEIPEEYMASNRDWDLATYSNLTAPRGDAGYYLNATYHPKGALNFSGAEEPELTKIIDKLNQTVGQKKRAVLAEQAADYVHENVINSFVLHPSTIVAYNDDKVKNWVTTRSEYYMITNQLDVK; this is translated from the coding sequence ATGAGAAGAAAGAGTGTTTTATGGAAAGGCTTGTTGAAGATAGGAATAGCAGCGGCTTGTCTTGGCTTATTGGGAGCCTGCGGACAGTCTTCATCAAGTACGACGGCGTCAACAAGTGAAGACAAGCACATTCATTTTCTTTATAATTTCTCAACCAATTCTTTAGATCCACATGTTGATTCAAGCTACGTTCCGCTGCGAGCCGGTATAACGGAAACGCTTGTCCGGCTTGATGAAGAGAAGTTAACGATCGCGCCATGGCTGGCAAAAAGCTGGGAAGGTACAGACGGGCAAAACTGGACGATTCACTTGCGCGAAGATGCCACCTTTCAAAACGGAAAGAAAATGGATGCGAAGGCAGTAAAAGCTTCTCTGGAGCGGGCACTGACAGAAAGCACAGCTGTTCAAAATGCATTAAAGATCGACAAAATGGAAGCAGACGGCTATACATTGCGCATTTCAAATACAGAACCATTTCCTGAATTTATTTCTGAACTGGTGAATCCAAATGTATCCATCATTGATGTGTCGGAAAAAGACATCGTCAATAAACCGGTCGGTACGGGACCTTTTGCTCTGACGTCCTTTGTTCCGGGAAGCCGGCTTGAGCTTAAGCGCTATGATGGCTACTGGGACGGGGCTGCAAAGCTGAACTCGGTTACATTCTCGTTTAACGAAGATGCCAATGCGCGTTCCATGGCACTGCAATCCGGGCAGGTCGATATTGTCTACCGGCCGGAGGTGGAGAGCCTGAAGGCATTGAAAGCACAGCCTGGCATGAAAGTAGAATCGACGGAGACCTTCCGTGTTCATCAAATGACGATGAATATGCAGCGTGAAAGTTTAAAAGATGTCAATGTACGCCGGGCGGTTGATGCATTGATTGACCGCCAGGAGATTGTCGATACGATTTTGTTAGGCTACGGAGAAGCGGCAGAAGGGCCGTTTTTGCCATCTCTGCCATTTGCGCCAACGTATGAGAAACGCCCGCCATCCGGTCCGGATGCAGCTGTGCAATATTTGCAGAAAGCAGGCTACATACTGAAGGATGGAAAGATGCAGAAGGGTGGGAAGCCGCTTCAATTTGAGCTGCTCACATACAGCGCCAGGGCTGACCTGCCGCTTATTGCACAGGTATTTCAATCTGATGCGAAACAAATTGGCATCGACGTAAAAATTAAGCAAATTGAAATTCCGGAAGAATATATGGCGTCTAACCGTGACTGGGATTTGGCGACATACAGTAATTTAACAGCGCCGCGTGGCGATGCCGGCTATTATTTAAACGCAACGTATCATCCGAAAGGTGCTTTGAATTTCAGCGGTGCAGAAGAACCGGAACTGACAAAAATTATTGACAAGCTTAATCAAACAGTCGGCCAGAAGAAACGTGCAGTGCTGGCAGAGCAGGCGGCGGATTATGTGCATGAGAATGTGATCAATTCTTTTGTGCTGCACCCGTCCACGATTGTCGCGTATAACGATGATAAAGTGAAAAACTGGGTCACAACTCGGAGCGAATATTATATGATAACGAACCAATTGGATGTGAAATAA
- the groES gene encoding co-chaperone GroES, with product MLKPLGDRVVIELVESEEKTASGIVLPDSAKEKPQEGKVVAVGTGRVLDSGERVALEVAEGDRIIFSKYAGTEVKFEGNDYLLLRENDILAVIG from the coding sequence TTGTTAAAACCACTAGGTGACCGCGTAGTAATTGAGCTAGTAGAATCTGAAGAAAAAACAGCCAGCGGAATTGTACTTCCAGATTCGGCAAAAGAAAAGCCACAGGAAGGAAAAGTTGTGGCCGTGGGTACAGGACGTGTGCTTGACAGCGGAGAGCGTGTAGCACTTGAAGTTGCTGAAGGCGACCGCATCATCTTCTCAAAATACGCAGGAACAGAAGTAAAGTTTGAAGGAAACGACTACTTATTGCTCCGCGAAAATGACATTTTAGCTGTAATTGGCTAA
- the groL gene encoding chaperonin GroEL (60 kDa chaperone family; promotes refolding of misfolded polypeptides especially under stressful conditions; forms two stacked rings of heptamers to form a barrel-shaped 14mer; ends can be capped by GroES; misfolded proteins enter the barrel where they are refolded when GroES binds), giving the protein MAKDIKFSEDARRAMLAGVDKLADAVKVTLGPKGRNVVLEKKFGSPLITNDGVTIAKEIELEDAFENMGAKLVAEVASKTNDVAGDGTTTATVLAQAMIREGLKNVTAGANPVGIRKGMDKAVAAAVTELQNISKQIEGKESIAQVAAISSADEEVGQLIAEAMERVGNDGVITIEESKGFTTELDVVEGMQFDRGYASPYMITDSDKMEAVLDNPYILITDKKITSIQEILPVLEQVVQQSKPLLLISEDVEGEALATLVVNKLRGTFNAVAVKAPGFGDRRKAMLEDIAILTGGEVITEELGLDLKTTNITQLGRAAKVVVTKENTTIVEGAGDSQNIGGRVSQIRAQLEETTSEFDREKLQERLAKLAGGVAVIKVGAATETELKERKLRIEDALNATRAAVEEGIVSGGGTALVNVYNKVAEVEGEGDVATGVRIVLRALEEPLRQIARNAGLEGSVIVDRLKREEVGVGFNAATGEWVNMIETGIVDPTKVTRYALQNAASVAALFLTTEAVVADKPEEGGGMGMPDMGGMGGMGGMM; this is encoded by the coding sequence ATGGCTAAAGATATTAAATTCAGTGAAGACGCGCGCCGCGCAATGCTTGCTGGTGTAGACAAGCTTGCAGATGCGGTAAAAGTAACGCTTGGACCGAAAGGACGCAACGTTGTATTGGAGAAAAAATTCGGTTCTCCACTTATTACAAACGACGGTGTAACAATCGCTAAAGAAATCGAGCTTGAAGACGCGTTTGAAAACATGGGTGCGAAGCTTGTAGCAGAAGTAGCAAGCAAAACAAATGATGTAGCCGGTGACGGTACAACAACTGCAACGGTTCTAGCGCAAGCGATGATCCGTGAAGGTCTTAAAAACGTAACAGCAGGCGCTAACCCAGTCGGCATCCGCAAAGGAATGGACAAAGCGGTAGCAGCAGCTGTAACAGAGCTTCAAAACATCTCTAAACAAATCGAAGGCAAAGAATCAATTGCACAGGTAGCAGCGATTTCTTCTGCTGACGAAGAAGTAGGCCAATTGATCGCAGAAGCGATGGAGCGCGTTGGAAACGACGGCGTTATCACAATCGAAGAATCAAAAGGCTTTACAACAGAGCTTGATGTAGTAGAAGGTATGCAGTTTGACCGTGGTTACGCATCTCCTTACATGATCACAGATTCTGATAAAATGGAAGCTGTTTTAGACAATCCATACATCTTAATCACAGATAAAAAAATCACAAGCATTCAGGAAATCCTTCCAGTGCTTGAGCAGGTTGTACAGCAAAGCAAGCCGCTTCTATTGATCTCTGAAGATGTAGAAGGCGAAGCACTTGCAACACTTGTTGTGAACAAACTTCGCGGTACATTCAACGCAGTAGCAGTTAAAGCACCAGGCTTCGGTGACCGCCGTAAAGCTATGCTTGAAGATATTGCGATCCTGACAGGCGGCGAAGTGATCACAGAAGAGCTTGGCCTTGATCTGAAAACAACAAACATTACACAGCTTGGCCGCGCAGCGAAAGTAGTCGTTACAAAAGAAAACACAACAATCGTTGAAGGCGCTGGCGATTCTCAAAACATCGGCGGCCGCGTAAGCCAAATCCGTGCGCAATTAGAAGAAACAACTTCTGAATTTGACCGTGAAAAACTGCAGGAGCGTCTTGCAAAACTAGCGGGTGGCGTAGCCGTAATCAAAGTCGGTGCTGCGACTGAAACAGAATTAAAAGAGCGCAAACTTCGCATTGAAGATGCGTTGAACGCAACGCGCGCAGCAGTTGAAGAAGGTATCGTATCCGGTGGTGGTACAGCTCTTGTCAACGTATACAACAAAGTAGCTGAAGTAGAAGGCGAAGGCGACGTAGCAACAGGTGTAAGAATCGTTCTTCGTGCACTAGAAGAGCCACTTCGTCAAATCGCACGCAACGCGGGCCTTGAAGGTTCTGTTATCGTAGACCGCTTGAAGCGCGAAGAAGTCGGCGTTGGCTTCAACGCAGCAACAGGCGAGTGGGTAAACATGATCGAAACAGGTATCGTAGACCCAACAAAAGTAACACGCTATGCTCTTCAAAACGCAGCGTCTGTAGCAGCTCTGTTCCTAACAACAGAAGCAGTTGTAGCAGACAAGCCAGAAGAAGGCGGCGGCATGGGCATGCCAGACATGGGCGGCATGGGTGGAATGGGCGGCATGATGTAA
- a CDS encoding type II CAAX endopeptidase family protein: MKKEYGFILITYIVMQLSAFVGQPLLYEAGLIAGVETDRLKALVPGSWTVIAFALATAIVLLILWRSTYRNSIERQAPVPPGSAMVWAILGVFMAFAAQYAAIMVETFLLGIEPGSQNTQDIIELVQGVPVVVLAVAVFGPILEEIVFRKIIFGSLYNRMPFFFAALISSLIFSVAHMELEHTILYAAMGFTFAFLYVKTKRIIVPIVAHVSMNTFVVLMQYVFADDIQKMIRKAEQMEQLSQWIKWW, from the coding sequence GTGAAAAAAGAATACGGGTTCATTTTGATTACGTACATTGTCATGCAGCTTTCCGCTTTTGTCGGTCAGCCGCTTCTGTACGAGGCAGGACTCATTGCGGGAGTAGAGACCGACCGTCTGAAAGCGCTTGTCCCAGGTTCCTGGACGGTGATCGCATTTGCGCTGGCAACGGCGATTGTGCTGCTTATTTTATGGCGTTCTACGTATCGAAACTCCATTGAACGTCAGGCACCTGTTCCTCCTGGCTCTGCAATGGTTTGGGCTATACTTGGTGTATTTATGGCGTTTGCTGCCCAGTATGCGGCCATCATGGTTGAAACGTTTCTTCTCGGCATCGAGCCGGGATCGCAAAACACACAGGATATTATTGAGCTTGTCCAGGGAGTGCCGGTTGTGGTCCTGGCTGTAGCGGTATTTGGACCGATTTTAGAGGAAATTGTGTTTCGTAAAATCATTTTCGGCTCGCTTTATAACCGAATGCCGTTTTTCTTTGCGGCTTTAATCAGCTCGCTTATTTTCTCTGTCGCACATATGGAGCTGGAGCACACAATATTATATGCAGCAATGGGCTTTACATTCGCTTTTCTTTATGTAAAAACAAAACGAATTATCGTACCGATTGTCGCGCACGTGTCGATGAATACATTTGTTGTGCTGATGCAGTATGTGTTTGCGGATGACATTCAGAAAATGATCCGCAAAGCAGAGCAGATGGAGCAGCTGTCCCAATGGATCAAGTGGTGGTAA
- a CDS encoding nucleoside transporter C-terminal domain-containing protein, with protein sequence MFFLLNIVGILVVFGLVFLCSPNKKQVKWRSIVALIIVELLITWFMLGTKIGAWVIDKIASFFTFLINCANEGISFAFPSVMANPTVDFFFSALMPIIFIVAFFDILGYFGILTWIIDKVGWVISKVSGLPKLESFFSLQMMFLGNTEALAVIRQQLAVLNENRLLTFGIMSMSSISGSIIGAYLSMVPGEYVFAAIPLNCLNALLLASVLNPIEVSKEEDIVYVPSKKERTDFFSTISNSMLVGMRMVIVILAMVIGYVALTACLNGILGFLIEGLTVQKIFSVIFSPFAFLLGLSGHDAMYVAQLMGIKLATNEFVAMMDLQKNLHSLQPHTVAVATTFLTSFANFSTVGMIYGTISSIMGDEKSRIIGKNVWKLLVSGIAVSLLSAMFVGLFVW encoded by the coding sequence GTGTTTTTTTTATTAAATATTGTTGGGATTCTAGTGGTTTTTGGCCTGGTATTTCTTTGTTCTCCCAACAAGAAACAGGTAAAGTGGCGTTCCATTGTTGCTTTAATCATTGTGGAACTGCTCATTACCTGGTTTATGCTTGGAACGAAAATCGGAGCATGGGTCATTGATAAAATTGCTTCGTTTTTTACTTTTCTCATAAACTGTGCAAACGAGGGGATTTCTTTTGCTTTTCCGTCTGTGATGGCAAATCCTACAGTTGATTTTTTCTTTAGTGCGTTAATGCCCATTATTTTTATCGTGGCCTTTTTCGACATTCTTGGCTACTTCGGTATCCTGACATGGATTATTGATAAAGTAGGCTGGGTAATTTCCAAGGTGTCAGGGCTGCCTAAGCTTGAAAGCTTTTTTTCACTGCAGATGATGTTTCTCGGAAATACGGAAGCCCTGGCTGTGATCCGGCAGCAGCTTGCTGTACTGAACGAGAATCGCCTGCTTACCTTTGGCATTATGAGCATGAGCAGTATCAGCGGATCGATTATCGGAGCTTATTTAAGCATGGTTCCGGGAGAATATGTTTTTGCGGCGATTCCTTTAAACTGCTTGAATGCTTTACTGCTTGCGAGCGTTTTAAATCCGATAGAAGTGAGCAAAGAGGAAGACATTGTTTATGTTCCTTCGAAAAAAGAACGAACCGATTTCTTCTCGACCATTTCGAATAGTATGCTTGTCGGGATGCGAATGGTGATCGTCATTTTGGCAATGGTAATCGGCTATGTTGCGTTAACGGCCTGCTTAAATGGCATCTTAGGATTTTTGATAGAAGGGCTGACTGTCCAAAAGATTTTCTCTGTTATTTTCAGTCCGTTTGCTTTTCTTCTCGGCCTGTCCGGCCATGATGCGATGTACGTTGCTCAGCTTATGGGAATCAAGCTTGCTACAAACGAATTTGTGGCTATGATGGATCTGCAAAAAAATCTCCATTCTTTGCAGCCTCATACGGTTGCAGTAGCGACAACATTTCTAACTTCTTTTGCAAACTTTAGTACGGTCGGGATGATTTATGGAACAATCAGTTCAATCATGGGCGATGAAAAGTCCCGGATCATCGGAAAAAACGTGTGGAAGCTTTTAGTGAGCGGAATTGCGGTTTCACTTTTGAGTGCCATGTTTGTTGGTTTATTTGTTTGGTAA
- a CDS encoding DUF4317 domain-containing protein, which produces MNKKDIAHIRKQFKADNDLLKISDIFNVYIMKESSDIYHHQSQLFEMLDQDQQELFMNNFKKLLAGQLDEKLFELKFQREAEHNSQLILHQGLLSADVESWKEQMLQIVGKMLALRQYEKDIVVTFIRGEYFKPMKRRNQEAEESERDTVYSHPFILCSINNTQEPKKELLFDYVEKEFKYHFVLDPIINLNTPLSGFLFPCFTDNAADVNHILYSAGKVHEPDHSFIEDVLNGEETMTAKDDKIVFEEIIKDVTGDQLSPSTLSNVYEEINRMIEENEEEEPPKLDSKDVERVLKMSGLEDINSEKIESAYQKIIDDDKYEIKASSILPKYTSKSIKISTKAANISISPQDLGYVKQILFNGKRYLMIEVEEDTVIEGFTMIPEALGGDIDQ; this is translated from the coding sequence ATGAACAAAAAAGACATCGCACATATTCGGAAACAATTCAAAGCAGATAATGATTTACTTAAAATCTCTGACATTTTTAATGTGTATATTATGAAGGAATCAAGCGACATTTATCACCACCAAAGCCAGCTCTTTGAAATGCTTGACCAGGATCAGCAGGAGTTATTTATGAATAACTTCAAAAAACTACTCGCCGGCCAATTGGATGAGAAACTTTTTGAGTTAAAATTTCAACGGGAAGCAGAACATAACAGCCAGCTTATTTTACATCAAGGATTATTAAGCGCTGATGTAGAGAGCTGGAAAGAGCAAATGCTTCAAATCGTCGGCAAAATGCTTGCACTTCGGCAATATGAGAAGGATATTGTCGTCACATTTATTCGCGGAGAGTATTTCAAGCCAATGAAACGCCGTAATCAAGAAGCTGAAGAAAGCGAACGGGATACCGTTTATTCGCATCCATTTATTTTATGCAGCATCAATAACACACAAGAGCCGAAAAAAGAACTGCTTTTTGACTATGTTGAAAAAGAGTTCAAATATCATTTTGTCCTTGATCCTATTATTAATCTTAATACCCCCCTTTCAGGCTTTCTGTTTCCCTGCTTCACCGATAATGCAGCAGATGTTAATCATATTCTTTATTCAGCAGGCAAGGTCCATGAGCCCGATCACTCGTTCATTGAAGACGTATTAAACGGGGAAGAAACGATGACGGCAAAAGATGATAAAATCGTTTTTGAAGAAATCATTAAAGACGTAACCGGAGATCAGCTGAGCCCATCTACACTCTCTAATGTGTACGAAGAGATTAACCGCATGATCGAGGAAAATGAAGAGGAAGAACCGCCAAAATTAGATTCCAAGGACGTAGAACGGGTTTTAAAGATGAGCGGCCTTGAAGACATCAATTCGGAAAAAATTGAATCAGCCTACCAAAAAATAATCGATGACGACAAGTATGAAATCAAAGCCAGCAGTATCCTGCCAAAATATACGTCAAAATCCATTAAAATCAGCACGAAAGCAGCGAACATTTCAATCAGTCCACAGGATTTGGGCTATGTAAAACAAATTCTTTTTAACGGTAAACGCTACCTCATGATCGAAGTCGAAGAAGATACCGTGATTGAAGGCTTTACGATGATTCCAGAAGCTCTAGGCGGCGACATAGATCAATAA
- the tatC gene encoding twin-arginine translocase subunit TatC: protein MSQQDMTVYEHLEEVRKRLIIVIVFFFIAAIGGLFLAKPIIQYLQHADEAAALTMNAFRVTDPLKVYFQMAFVIGIVLTSPVLLYQLWAFVSPGLHERERRVTLSYIPASILLFLGGLWFSYFVLFPYIIHFMMKLSGDLNIEQVIGINEYFHFLFQTTIPFGFLFQLPVITLFLTRLGIVTPQLLGQIRRYAYFVLLIIAALITPPDIMSFAIVSIPLFVLYEVSVWISRIGFKKAQQAEAFTAENEEKSAQ, encoded by the coding sequence ATGAGTCAGCAGGACATGACGGTATATGAACATTTAGAAGAAGTGCGCAAGCGCCTCATCATTGTGATTGTTTTCTTTTTTATTGCGGCAATCGGCGGGCTGTTTTTGGCCAAGCCGATCATCCAGTATTTGCAGCATGCAGATGAAGCGGCTGCCTTGACGATGAATGCGTTTCGTGTAACCGATCCGCTGAAAGTTTATTTTCAAATGGCTTTTGTGATTGGAATTGTGTTAACTTCGCCGGTTCTTTTATATCAGCTCTGGGCATTTGTCAGTCCGGGCCTTCATGAACGGGAGCGCCGGGTTACGCTCAGCTATATTCCGGCGTCCATACTGCTGTTTCTTGGCGGTCTTTGGTTTTCCTATTTTGTGTTGTTTCCCTACATTATTCATTTTATGATGAAGCTGTCTGGCGATTTGAATATTGAACAGGTAATCGGCATCAATGAATATTTTCACTTTTTATTTCAAACCACGATTCCGTTTGGATTCCTTTTTCAGCTGCCGGTCATTACTTTGTTTTTAACAAGGCTTGGCATTGTCACTCCACAGCTGTTAGGACAGATTCGGCGTTACGCTTATTTTGTTCTGCTGATTATCGCGGCGCTCATCACTCCGCCTGATATTATGTCGTTTGCCATAGTGAGCATACCACTTTTTGTACTTTATGAAGTGAGTGTATGGATTTCAAGAATCGGCTTCAAAAAAGCGCAGCAGGCAGAAGCCTTCACCGCAGAAAACGAAGAAAAATCCGCCCAGTAA
- a CDS encoding ATP-grasp domain-containing protein, producing MQTIIFLGSNKSGSSREALKAAKSLGYFIVLLTDREKWIKQQREEFTDVHQMIYMSSLTDKKAILKKISCLKKQGKQIKAFMSFIDPLVSLAADISRELNLAELSVEALFNMEDKTRFREVLKENQASPFYAVCSIEEGEEKLISTYSRYLPFIIKSPVSNGSKDVLLISSQEQFKKAIRRFQKRYPGVPVLIEEYLDGPQYLIEVLVKNSHLHIVAVIEQEITKFDRFIITGYSLPALLPNQACKKLHAAVKSILEDLKLSNGTCHLEMRFVKGEWKLIEINPRISGGPVNQAIFAATGINLVKETIKLNLGEEPMLIPLKREFAFVQMVTVPSSGRLVKVTGKNRAKDYEGVKEVYIKPRKGMFLTPPLSMGHRYAYVLASARQSKKAKQIAQKAAKEITFVLEPEEGDQT from the coding sequence ATGCAAACTATTATATTTTTAGGCAGTAATAAGTCCGGTTCCAGCCGTGAGGCCTTAAAAGCAGCGAAAAGCCTCGGTTATTTTATTGTTTTACTGACAGATAGAGAAAAATGGATCAAGCAGCAGCGGGAAGAATTTACGGACGTACATCAAATGATTTATATGAGCAGCTTAACGGACAAAAAAGCGATTCTGAAAAAAATTTCCTGCTTAAAAAAGCAGGGAAAACAAATCAAGGCCTTTATGAGCTTTATTGATCCACTGGTAAGCCTTGCAGCCGACATTTCCCGGGAATTAAATCTTGCCGAGCTTTCAGTAGAGGCACTTTTTAATATGGAAGATAAAACAAGGTTTCGGGAAGTATTAAAAGAAAACCAAGCCTCTCCTTTTTATGCCGTTTGTTCGATTGAGGAAGGCGAAGAAAAGTTAATCAGCACATACAGCCGCTATCTTCCTTTCATTATAAAATCCCCTGTGTCTAACGGCTCTAAAGATGTTCTTCTCATTTCTTCACAGGAACAATTCAAAAAAGCGATAAGACGTTTTCAAAAACGCTATCCCGGGGTTCCCGTTCTCATTGAAGAATACCTTGACGGCCCTCAATATTTAATTGAAGTTCTCGTCAAAAATTCGCATCTTCACATTGTGGCAGTTATTGAACAGGAAATTACCAAGTTCGATCGTTTTATTATTACAGGCTATAGCCTGCCAGCTCTATTGCCAAACCAGGCATGCAAAAAACTGCATGCGGCAGTAAAAAGCATTTTAGAAGATTTGAAGCTTTCAAACGGAACATGCCACCTGGAAATGCGGTTTGTAAAAGGAGAATGGAAATTAATCGAAATCAATCCCCGTATTTCAGGCGGACCCGTTAATCAGGCCATTTTCGCAGCCACTGGTATTAACCTTGTGAAAGAAACGATAAAACTGAACCTTGGTGAAGAACCGATGCTTATACCTCTTAAAAGAGAATTTGCTTTCGTTCAAATGGTAACCGTTCCTTCCAGCGGAAGATTGGTGAAAGTGACTGGCAAAAACAGAGCAAAAGATTATGAAGGAGTGAAAGAAGTGTATATCAAGCCTAGAAAAGGCATGTTTCTTACACCGCCTCTTTCGATGGGACACAGATATGCTTATGTTTTAGCCAGTGCGCGTCAATCAAAAAAAGCAAAACAAATAGCCCAAAAAGCAGCAAAAGAAATCACGTTCGTTTTAGAACCAGAAGAGGGTGATCAAACATGA
- a CDS encoding YheC/YheD family protein → MTLLGMLHHRKSPHPVKRAYEYAAVAKMEGIDFVYFSYRSVDFGRKKITGWVYQNGSWLQKEVRFPDCIINISAPRTEMQSEVREKLIEYIPFVSHSIGSKMYVFEKIKQGKEFSRHLIPTLKISSAEEVYSFLSQWKKAVIKPSSGSKGRNIYFITLLNNKHVQCQYGTEKESLSQEEFNALIESLVTEQIYIIQPYIECKTKAGLAYDFRLHVQKNGEGKWVINLIYPRISGNSRLTSNISAGGYWGDFIPFLKEQFGDDYFEMKQLLEYFAVSFASHFESLYEGMLFDELGIDVGVDQHKQLWLFEVNWRPGTTGRDFSVAQNAIPYARYLAHQRH, encoded by the coding sequence ATGACACTCCTTGGAATGCTTCATCACCGTAAATCACCGCATCCTGTAAAAAGAGCCTATGAATATGCAGCCGTAGCGAAAATGGAAGGCATTGATTTTGTTTATTTTTCTTATCGCTCCGTTGATTTCGGCAGAAAAAAGATTACCGGATGGGTTTATCAAAACGGCAGCTGGCTTCAAAAAGAAGTAAGATTTCCCGATTGTATTATTAATATAAGTGCCCCTAGGACTGAAATGCAGTCTGAGGTTAGAGAAAAGCTAATCGAATATATTCCTTTTGTCAGCCACTCCATTGGGAGCAAAATGTATGTGTTTGAAAAAATTAAACAAGGAAAAGAGTTTTCCAGACACCTGATCCCTACATTAAAAATTTCCTCTGCTGAAGAGGTCTACTCCTTCCTCAGCCAGTGGAAAAAAGCCGTTATCAAACCGAGTTCAGGAAGCAAAGGAAGAAATATTTACTTTATTACTCTTTTAAACAACAAGCACGTTCAATGCCAGTATGGAACAGAGAAAGAAAGTCTGTCCCAGGAAGAATTTAATGCGCTGATCGAAAGCCTCGTCACGGAACAAATATATATCATTCAGCCATATATAGAATGTAAAACGAAAGCCGGTCTCGCTTATGATTTTCGCTTGCATGTCCAAAAAAACGGAGAAGGAAAATGGGTTATTAATCTTATCTATCCGCGGATCAGCGGAAACAGCAGGCTGACCAGCAACATTAGTGCCGGGGGATACTGGGGCGACTTTATCCCTTTTCTCAAAGAACAATTTGGCGATGATTATTTTGAAATGAAACAGCTGCTGGAGTATTTCGCCGTCTCCTTTGCCAGCCATTTTGAAAGCCTTTATGAAGGAATGTTGTTTGACGAACTTGGCATTGATGTAGGAGTCGACCAACACAAGCAATTATGGCTCTTTGAAGTAAACTGGCGCCCGGGAACGACCGGACGCGACTTCTCCGTCGCCCAGAACGCGATTCCTTACGCCCGCTACCTCGCCCATCAGCGTCATTAA
- a CDS encoding YdiK family protein: protein MQSYLTRGIFFSVLGAFFVLFAIQDVNANGFGPFTYLLILLATMDIGTGIRLIFTHIKRQKSQK from the coding sequence GTGCAGTCTTATTTAACAAGAGGCATTTTTTTTAGTGTCCTTGGTGCTTTTTTTGTTCTTTTTGCCATTCAGGATGTAAATGCAAATGGGTTTGGTCCCTTTACATACCTGCTGATTCTGCTGGCTACTATGGATATTGGCACAGGCATCCGCCTTATCTTTACCCATATAAAACGGCAAAAAAGCCAAAAATAA
- a CDS encoding twin-arginine translocase TatA/TatE family subunit has translation MPGIGSMVVIGAAALLIFGPKKLPELGRAAGDTLREFKNSTKGLADDEERTEDKKESK, from the coding sequence ATGCCAGGGATTGGAAGCATGGTTGTGATTGGCGCGGCAGCACTTTTGATTTTCGGACCGAAAAAGCTCCCGGAGCTCGGACGGGCAGCAGGGGATACACTTCGTGAGTTTAAAAACTCAACAAAAGGACTGGCCGATGATGAAGAACGGACAGAGGACAAAAAAGAGTCCAAGTAA